The Deferribacterota bacterium genome contains the following window.
CTCTTCAATTTGTGCAATTAAGAATATTTTCAATATTGCATCTGGAGCAATAACAGTTGTGGTATCTCTGCCTTCTAAAACTGAATCTCTTCTGTTTGATGCATATCTCTGCTGTTCAACCAGTATCTCCCTAACTTCCTTAATTGCCGATAACTTACCTGATAACTCTGTGATCTTAGGTTCTCTCAATTCTTTGTCAAGTAAAAATGTCTCACCATCAATATCAATTTTTAGTTTTAATGTACTATCATCTTCTTCTGAAAAACTAAACCTAGCTCTTTTTAATAGCTCAAAAAACTTATTCCCAGAAATACCATAATATGACATAAGAAAAGCGCTACCCCTATACATAGCACCAGTATCAATATATTGAAACCCTAAATCAACAGCCAATTTTTTTGCAACTGTGCTTTTACCAGCACCAGCAGGTCCATCTATAGCAATCTTAATCATTTAAACCCCTTCTAATTTTTTCAATAATTCTAAAAAAAAGGGATTTGACACCTTAATAGAGTTAATATCATCGATTTTTACCCTTTCACCAAATCTTTTAGCCAATAATATGTTTAGCATAGCAATTCTATGATCCCCAAAGGATTTTAAAACTATGTCTTTCTCTATATTAAGATTTTCTAAAGGATAGACCTTAAAGCCATCCTCGTATTCTTCAATATCTACCCCTAGTGAATTCAGATTCTCTACTATTGCACCTATCCTATCACTTTCTTTAAATCTAAGCTCCTTGGCATCCCTAACCTCCACAGGATCATTAGCAAAAATACCTAAAACAGCCATTATTGGCAACTCATCAATTAAATTTGGAATAATATCACCGGAAATCTTAACCCCATTAAGCCTTTTATAACAGGTATAGATATCACCTATAGGTTCATAATTATCCCTTTTATTTCTTATTTCTATTGATGCACCCATCTTATTTAATACAGTCAAAAAAGCTGTCCTTGTCTCATTTATTCCACAATCTCTAATAATTATCTCGCTATCATTAAATATATAAGCAGCTGCAATAAAAAATGCAGCTGAGGAAAAATCCCCTGGTATTTCTATTGAGGCACTTTTTAAAGATGATTTATATTTTACCATAATATTTTTTTGTCTATCTTCCTTAATTACCTTTACATCTGCGCCAAATAGGACTGCCATATTCTCTGTATGATTTCTTGTTTGCACTAATTCCCTGTATACTACTTCCTCCTCTATTTGAATACCAGCTAATATAACAGCACTTTTTACTTGGGCACTGTGCACCTCAGCATCAATAACCCCGCCCTTCATATTTGATGGAACAACAGTTGCAGGCAGATAACAATTATTCTTTCTAGCAAATATTACAGCCCCTAATTTTTTTAATGGCTTAACAACCCTATCCATTGGTCTATTTATAAGCGAATTATCTCCTGTTAGAACATAATATTTCTTCTGTGGCGCAAGCAAACCTAACACTAGTCTTGCTGTTGTCCCTGAATTCATACAATCTAACACATTCTCACATTCTACAAAATTTTTATATCCCTTAGAGATCACGACTGCATTTCCATCTTCTAATAATATCTGAATACCTAAATTCTTTAGAATTCCTATTGTAGCTTCTATATCAGCGGAAACTAAGGGTCTATATATAATAGATTTGCCTGTTGCAATAGATGAGAAAATAAAAGCCCTATGCGTTATTGATTTATCAGAAGGTACTCTAATTTTACCTTTTAGGGTTTTTACTCTATTAAAGGTTATCATAGGTTATTTCTATTATTACTTGCCTCTTTTATTAATTTAATAAGCTTATTTTCATCAGATTCCTCAATAATTTTAAGCCACTGACTTAAATGCTCAATAAACTTATTTGCATATTCTAAAATATTATCCTTATTATCTAAAAATATACTACTCCACAATGCAGGGCTACTTCCAGCAATTCTTGTAAAATCCTTGAATCCTGCACCTGTAAAATCTAGTGCTTCCCTATCACAACCTAAAACAGTATCTATTAGATTAAAAGCAATTAAATGTGGTAAATGACTTATTAAGCCAAACATTTTATCATGTCTATTTGCATCAAGGCTTACCACATCCATACCAATAGAAGTATGCAATTTTTTTAAACAATTAAAAAGTCCTATATTATCACATTCAACCAATATATGTTTTGCACCTACAAATAGACTTCTTCTAGCATGTGAAAATCCTGAGTATTCACTACCTGCTATCGGATGACCCCCACAAAAATTTAAATTATACTCCTTAGCTAATCTAGTAATTGATACTTTTGTGCTAAGGGCATCTGTTATAGGCAATTTAATATTTTTTTTTCCCAGATATGCTATAAAATCAAAGGCTTCCTTTATTGGAATACATATATATATTAGATCTATTGGAAAATCTAAAAATATATTAACATCATCAGTTATACCCTCAAATAGATCTGATTCAACGAGCTCTGGAAAAACATTGGTATTTTTCTCTAAGGTATATACCTTATATCCCTTATCATAAAAAGCATATGCAAAAGAACCACCAATTAATCCAGCGCCTACTATCCCTATAGAATTAATATTCAA
Protein-coding sequences here:
- the cmk gene encoding (d)CMP kinase, with translation MIKIAIDGPAGAGKSTVAKKLAVDLGFQYIDTGAMYRGSAFLMSYYGISGNKFFELLKRARFSFSEEDDSTLKLKIDIDGETFLLDKELREPKITELSGKLSAIKEVREILVEQQRYASNRRDSVLEGRDTTTVIAPDAILKIFLIAQIEERAKRRLKDYLSKGFNISYDEVVKSIVERDKIDKTRKCSPLIKPKDAIEIDTTNMTISDVVEEIKKLLSERLA
- the aroA gene encoding 3-phosphoshikimate 1-carboxyvinyltransferase gives rise to the protein MITFNRVKTLKGKIRVPSDKSITHRAFIFSSIATGKSIIYRPLVSADIEATIGILKNLGIQILLEDGNAVVISKGYKNFVECENVLDCMNSGTTARLVLGLLAPQKKYYVLTGDNSLINRPMDRVVKPLKKLGAVIFARKNNCYLPATVVPSNMKGGVIDAEVHSAQVKSAVILAGIQIEEEVVYRELVQTRNHTENMAVLFGADVKVIKEDRQKNIMVKYKSSLKSASIEIPGDFSSAAFFIAAAYIFNDSEIIIRDCGINETRTAFLTVLNKMGASIEIRNKRDNYEPIGDIYTCYKRLNGVKISGDIIPNLIDELPIMAVLGIFANDPVEVRDAKELRFKESDRIGAIVENLNSLGVDIEEYEDGFKVYPLENLNIEKDIVLKSFGDHRIAMLNILLAKRFGERVKIDDINSIKVSNPFFLELLKKLEGV
- a CDS encoding prephenate dehydrogenase, which gives rise to MNINSIGIVGAGLIGGSFAYAFYDKGYKVYTLEKNTNVFPELVESDLFEGITDDVNIFLDFPIDLIYICIPIKEAFDFIAYLGKKNIKLPITDALSTKVSITRLAKEYNLNFCGGHPIAGSEYSGFSHARRSLFVGAKHILVECDNIGLFNCLKKLHTSIGMDVVSLDANRHDKMFGLISHLPHLIAFNLIDTVLGCDREALDFTGAGFKDFTRIAGSSPALWSSIFLDNKDNILEYANKFIEHLSQWLKIIEESDENKLIKLIKEASNNRNNL